GATGAGGAGCGAATTACATTTTGGACACTTGGTATCAGTATCTGAAAAGATATTTCCCAGATAAACATAATTCAATTTCTCCTGGGCAAGTTCCCGGGCTAAATGAAGTGTAGATTTCGGAGTTGGAGGATTGGACATCTTGTAATGCGGAAAATAACGGGAGAAATGCAAGGGAATATCGGGATTAATTTCAGCGATAAAATCTATTACTTTTTGGATATTTTCTTTAGAATCATTTTCATCGGTTATGAGAAGATTCGTGATCTCCAGATGACAGTTTTTTGCAGCAGTTTTGATCGTATCCAGAACAGGTTGCAATTTGCCGCCGCAGAATTTCCTGTAGAAATCATCTTCCATTGATTTAAGATCGATATTCATCGCCTTGATGTAGGGGAGAAGCTCGTATAAAGGTTTCGGATTGATAAAACCATTAGTTACTAAAACGGTTTTAATTCCGTTTTCTTTTAGTATTTTTGCCGAATCAAGAATATACTCGAACCAGGTGATCGGTTCTGTATAAGTA
Above is a genomic segment from Candidatus Cloacimonadota bacterium containing:
- a CDS encoding radical SAM protein, producing the protein TYTEPITWFEYILDSAKILKENGIKTVLVTNGFINPKPLYELLPYIKAMNIDLKSMEDDFYRKFCGGKLQPVLDTIKTAAKNCHLEITNLLITDENDSKENIQKVIDFIAEINPDIPLHFSRYFPHYKMSNPPTPKSTLHLARELAQEKLNYVYLGNIFSDTDTKCPKCNSLLIKRGFSPKILIKNNKCPFCDFEIYGEF